The DNA sequence cagcagtatgCCTCAAAGAATCAGTAGCAGTCAGATTGGTGCTATTGTTACCCacagttcgtgatctctttggggccatgaaaactgagaataagagttagAGAGTTTGTGTTttggtgtgtaggagagattttgtagagttgaaagtgtgtgggatgtgtatggagaggttttatgtatttatagggaaaaattagggttagaatttgattaggagtggggattgtggcAAGGTATGGGGGAAATCGTGGGTTAATGGGTTATATTTTTTTGtgaatttttttgttttgttttttttgttttgtttttttaggCTGAAAAATGATTGTTCAAAAGTCAGGGTCGCACGCGGTCACATGGCACCAGCTGGCACGCGGTCGCGCGCATGCTAGGctactggaaaaaaaaaattctccaaattttttctaatttttttgggtttttggataaagtagtatattctaaggtgtcctatggtctaatatcttgggttgcctcccaagaagcgcttcttttacatcattagcttgacgtggagttatgcgatcaagttgataataaaatggcactaaccacttcacggtttgccgtatccccatcatagtgcttcaatctctgaccatttactttgaatgcttggcccggatcgttctcaaaaatctctaccgctccatgtggaaacacagttttgatgataaatggtccagagcaccttgatttcaactttccaggaaaaagtcggatacgagagttgaatagaagaacttgttgccctgacacgaatgacttaggcaatagcttcctgtcatgccacctttttaccttttccttatacattttgttgtttccGTACGCTTGAAGTTGatattcatcaagttcatttaactgaagcattcgcttcttcccagctgcatctagatcaagcTTTAACTTCTacaatgcccaataagccttatgctcaagctccgcaggtaaatgacatcccttaccataaacaagttgaaacggggatatcccaagtggagtcttgtatgctcaagctccgcaggtaaatgacatcccttacgattgcagaaatgcgacccttcgtcacttatgataactcgtggcgttccaaaccttgtgaatatctgtttatgaagaaaactcaacactacctttgcatcattagtcggtagagctttgacttctacccatttcgagacataatcgactttcagcaagatgtactgattattgcaggatgagataaatggtcccatgaaatcgattccctaaacatcgaagaccttaacttcaagtagcacatttaaaggaatctcatcctttctggaaagattcccaactctttggcagtgatcacaccttaaaacgaactgatgtgaatccttaaacaacgtaggcccgaaaaaacctgcttgaagaatacgagctgctgtcttttcaccaccataatgtccaccataaactgtggaatgaacgtctcgtaatatcccctccatctcacagaatgggatacatctactgatgatctggtcagctctctgtctaaaaaaatatggttcatcccacatgtaccacttcacctcatgcagaaacttcttcttttgagccgcattcatattaggaggcattatattgctaacaagatagttcataatgtctgcgaaccatggctcttaCTCCGGAAAAGgttcgttgatcaatgtcttatcatgtgaagtagaattgggattctccaatctagagagatggtcagctacttgatttttagtaccttttcgatccttgatctctaactcgaattcctgtagtaagagaatCCAACGAATAAATCtaggctttgaatccttctttgagaccagataatggattgcagcgtgatcagtgaatactgtcacctttttCCCAAGTAGATAAAAtagaaatttttcgaaaccataAACTATAGCCaggagctccttctcagtagtggtgtagttcagttgggctccatttagcatcttactagcatagtagaccacatgaaagatattagtctttcgctgcccaagaactgctcccactgcataatcacttgcatcacacatcatctcaaaggttctctccaatcaggtgtcgtaataactggtgttgtgattaaactcttcttgagagtctcaaatgctgccatacattcatcatcaaatttgaaaggcacgtCTTTCTCGAGCAAATtacacaacggcttagatatctcagagaagtccttgatgaaacgtcgataaaaacccgcatgaccaagaaagctacggattcctttcacagaaataggtggtggaagattttcaataacgcccaccttggctttatccacctcaagacctttactagagaccttatgccaaAGAATGATGCTTTGTTAGcccatgaagtgacatttttccctattgagcaccagattggtctcaacacaccttttgagcactaaatggagattattcaagcattcatcatacgaatgtccaaagacagagaagtcgtccatgaacactttgacattatttccaatcatatcagagaatatagccatcatacatctctgaaaagtggcaggtgcaccacataagccaaaagaaactctgcgaaaagcaaatgtgccaaatggacaagtgaaagtagtattctcttgatcttctggtgcaatacaaatctgattgtagcccgaatagccatccagaagacaataatactcatgaccagccaacctgtcaagcatctgatcaatgaatggaagagggaagtgatccttcctcgttgctttattcaacttcctgtagtccatgcataccctccatcatgtgactgttcaagtggggatgagctcattcttctcatttgctaccacagtaatacctcctttcttaggtacacattgcatggggctcacccaagaactatcagaaataagatatatgattcctgcatccagccattctagattttctttcttcaccacttctttcatgataggattaagctttcgttgttgctcaacagtcggcttgctaccttcctctagcagaattttatgcatgcagtacgaagggctgatcccttttatatctacTATTGTCCATCcaatggccgatttgaattctctcagaatcctcaagagcttgtcctcattacctaaaaaagcatacctcaagtgttgaagcaatggtttaagctccaaagtaggtgcttccttaGTAGttggtttgagctttccctcaccattcttgagatcagtatttctaagagattcaaatggcatgtctagcttccgtttccaaggagaagtatttagatattgtaactgctcattgccttcatcatcttcactgttAAAATctcccaataaggctttttctaatgCGTCAGACCTTCCAAACCAAACAAACACTTATGTAGGCTAGAGAATTGAGCTTGGTAATTGGTACCGTCTTCCATGAATAAGTTTACTTTTGGACGTAGCGATGAACCATAATATTGTACGAATTTGGTTGGTAGGTCCTACACAAAAGAATtttgtatattaaaacaaatcTTGAACATTTTGTGTATTACATTCAATTATTTGTGACACATGTAAATTAACACAATTCCAGTTTCCAACATGTCATGGCTAAGCATTTTGAAGCATTTTTTCTGTGACTTTCCACTTGCATGTACTGCACCAATATGTGGGATCGTATGAAGACATAGTACTAATGTAGAGCACCGAACAAGTATAATCAATTAGGGAATTTACCTTCTTTCTGAGTTTCAATTCTATCCTCCTTTGGGATGATACAAATGGTGAACCTCTGTGTTTCAGATGTACGTGGAATTACACATACAACGTCTTCTCTTAAGTTTACGTCAACACATAATTTGTTCCATTCCCTGTTAAAGAACAGAAATCCATCTTCCCACTTCAAGTTTAGAACCCACTTATATTTGTTCATGGAAAATTGAATCCATGTCATTTCTTTACGTAAGCCTAACTGCCGAATACTGTCTTCCGAGAACACCTAAAGTAGAGAGGTGACATAATGGTATAAAGAAATGTAGGCTTCTACTGTTAGTAATTTTCTTTAACAACATAGGCTAACATAAATTTTAGATAAGAAGATAGATTACCAGTGTTTTAGTAGCTTCCTCGAGTAACTGCTTATTTATATGAAGAGTGTGACTATATTGAGAGATACCCATTGCATTGTACAAGAACTTGGCCGCCATTTTCTCTAAATCCATAGGACTGAAAACAACTCTATTTTGTTGGTCAATAACATTTCTATGATAGTTAACAGGTCTCAGTGGGTAATCAATTTCCACAGTGTTTTCATCAAATATCTGTACATTGAAAAACCCATGTTCTCTACACTCCAGGATACATACACTATAGGGTTGGACCTCATAGAAATTCATCATTGAACCTACATTTGTTATGCATGCATTATCCGCATCATAATAGCAACGCCAAGTATCACAATTTTTAACTCGAAGATACAAAGTCTGGGCTAGTCCTTTTCCAAATTCACCCACAAATTCATCTGGCAATGGCTGATTaaggaaaaaaataaaattaggTCATGTAAATTTATAAAAGGGGAATTTTAGTACCAAAGAAAACCAACATCTTACCAATTCTCCTTTGTTAAATGATTCAACAAAAAAAGGGGAAACACATTTGAATCCTTTCATGTTTTACGTCAATAAAGAAACCTATGAATTAATATTCCCAAATGAAGAAACCTATGAATTAGTATTCACCAAAAGAGGGCAAGAAAACAACAACAATGGCTACCGCACTATATGATGTACAGGGTATATAATTTGAATTGAAGGTGTACAGTAAGGAAAAGTACCTTTTATAGAGTATACATCAGCGGCTCGGTGAGATGCAAATGAAGACTTCAAATTGAACTTGGAAGAATCAATTGATAAAGACTTCAAATGTAACTGTCATAGGCTAATAAAAGAAGTGGTTGAAGTAATTAAAGAATATAAATATATCTTAAAATTTGAGAGGTTATTAACAAGTTAATGGACCACTATAAAAagtaatatatataatttatattgtACAACATACGAATAacattttatttttttgaatacctacataaataattttaaaaaattagttTACTATCAATTTAAAGATTTAAACAACATAATTTTCAATTGGAGAAACAGTAAAATTATGTATTAGTCGTACTTATTTtaattgatacacaaatcaataATTTGGGAACAAAAATACTAACAAAATATAACCATAACGGATACCATAAAAAATGTTTGTAACATGGAAATATGATGCTCTTAACCTTTATAGtatgaaaaatatatttaattttcgGTCACCCTATGTTAATAAATATTGAAATACGATATTGTTAACCGAAATAGTTTCGAAGTAAATAAGTAATATAATCTTATCAACATTTTCCtaaaatcaaatatatataatcGATATTATATGAAAATATGACTAACAATCTATTTTGGGAAGTACGTACGTAAATAATTTCAAAACTGAAAGTTAGTATCTTAAATATATTTATGTGTAAAAGGAAATCGTCAATTTCAAGAATTTAGTGACTTTAATTTCAAGAGTTATGTGACCTTAATTTTGCtggtgaaaaatgaaatataTTCAATTTATCATCTTTTTTTATTTGACAAATGAATCCACCATGTTGGGAAAAACACCTAAATAAATAAACTTATTTGTTGTGTAATGATACGACTAAGATCCAACTAACCTACTAACCTTTTTTTAAGGACCTACATAAATCATTTCAAAAAAGTAGTTTACTGGCctgaaaaatttatttataaaaacatttGTTCCATTTCATGAATTAAGCTACATAATTTTCAATTGGAGAAACGATAAATGTATGTATTTTTTGTACTTTTAATAATTTACAAACAAATCAATAATTTGGGAACAAAAAAAGTAAAAAAGATAAACTCAGAACGGTTTCCCAAAATAATGTTTATAAAGTGGGAATATGATGCTATTAACATGTATgatttgaatattatattttattttccatcaccctattttaataaatattaaaaatacgGTATTGTTAACTGAAATACTTTCGAAGTAAATAAGTATAAAatcttatcagcattttcctaaaatcaaatatatatatatatagtcgaTATTTTATGGAAATATAACTATCAATCTATTTTTGGAAGTACGTACGTAAATAATTTCAAAACTGTAAGTTACTATCTTAATTATATATAGTAACTTGAATTTGAAGATTTATGTGACTTTAATTTTGCTGGTGAAAAAATGAAATATATTAAATTTACCTACTTATTTTATTTGACAAATGAATTCACCATGTTTGGAAAAAACACCtcaataaataaatttatttattgtGTAATGATACAACTAAGATCCAACTAACCTTCTTTTTTTAAGGACCTACATAAATTATTTCGAAAAAGTAGTTTACTGGCctgaaaaatttatttataaaaacatttGTTCCATTTCATAAGTTAAGCTACATATTTTTCAATTGGAGAAACGGTAAATGTATGTATTTTTCGTACTTTTAATAATTTACAAACAAATCAATAATTTGGGAACAAGAAAAAGTAAAAAAGATAAACTCAGAACGgtttcccaaaataatttttatgaAGTGGGAATATGATGCTATTAACATGTATgatttgaatattatattttattttcctCACCCTAtgttaataaatattaaaaatatgataTTGTTAAACGAAATACTTTCGAAGTAAATAAGTAATAAAATGTTATCAATATTTTCgtaaaatcatatatatatagtcGGTATTGTATGGAAATATAACTATCAATCTATTTTTGGAAGTACATAcgtaaatattttcaaaattgtaagttattatcttcaatatatttatatatagaaGAAAATCATCCATTTCAAGAATATAGTGACTTGAATTTGAAGATTTATGTGACTTTAATTTTGATGGTGAAAATatgaaataaattaaatttacCTACTTctttaatttgaaaaataaatcCACCATGTTGGGAAAAAACACCTAAATAAGTAAACTTATTTGTTGCGTAATGATATGACTAAAATCCAACTAACCTTCTTTTTTTAATGACCTACATAATTATTTCGAAAAAGTAGTTTATTGGCCTGAAAACTTTATTCATAAAAAACCTTAATAAATACACTTAGTTGTCGTGTAATGATACGAGTAAGATACGACTAACATTCTCATTTTTTAAGGACATAcataaattatttgaaaaaataGCTCACTATCCTTGAAAAAGCTTTTATAAAAAACTTTGTTACATTTCCACAATGAAGGTACATAAATTTCAAGCTGAGAAATAGTCAGTGTATGTATTTGTTGTACTTCTtataaattacaaaaaaaaaacaaTAATTTGGAAACcaaaaaaagttaaaaattataCCCACGAGCAAAACCTTATTTTTTTCTTAGTTTTATTTCCTTTATAAAGTAAACCATAGATGTCATGTTTCCTGTATAAATATTGCAATTTAAGCGGTTACATGGTATACAAAGTAGATCCTACTTTAGTGAATAACAGCCAACTCAATCTCTGTACTTAACTTTAAGATAAGATCCAACTACCAAAGTTAGGTGAGACACAATTGAAGAAGAAAGCACCCACTTCAGGTAAAGGTTCCTAACTACTATTTCATTTATTTTAATATGCCTTCGCTTCATTAATGGCTAACATTTATTGATACCTGCATAATCGTGAAATCTGTAGAAGTTGGTATCAAAATGGAACTGCACAAGTTTGACAATTTAATCGATGTCAACAGCTCCTCCTACGACTGGAAATGTAGAGTTAGAGCCCAGTCCGTGTGGAAAGGGATGAATCGAACCACCCAGGAATTTTGGGGTTTAAATATGCTTCTGATTGATGATACGGTTGATAGAAGTAATAAATTATGAAAACTTTAACTTCTTTTTTCCGTTCTGACAGATTTTAATTTATAACATGTGTAGAACCATCGCAAGCATGCTTATGCAAATGCAAATTTGTGCGCTGATTTAAACTGTGAGTTAGAAGAAGGTCGAATCTACATAATAGAGAACTTTAAAGTGAAAGATTTCCTAGGAGACGAGACCTATCGACCAGTCAGAAATAAAAAACATATATTCTTCACAAAAGAAATGAAAGTGGTGAAAGAAAATGATCCAGGATTGGTTATTGAGAAATATGCTTTTGATCTGTTCCATATGACCGAAATCGAAAAATTGGCATCTGACAACCGGTTCTTAGTTGGTAAGACcagtttaatttaatttttttaaagtttAGTTGTATTTCAACTAAACTTTATGACCATGTAGATATGGTTGGTTAATTGAGGAACCGGAAACCACTGATTATGACCAAGAAAAAAAATGAAGAGAAATAAAGGCACAAATTTGATTTGGTGGATGGCAGGTGTGTACCTTTCAACAAGCCTGATCTTATGATATTTATGTATTTAATCGGTTCATCAGATTCATTTTTGAAAGCAGAAATTCAGTGCCCGTTACTTTATTTGATGAGTTTGGCATTTTGATGGACAGGGCTTTGGAAGGATATGAAGATGAAAATGTCATAGTAATACTGTCTTGTGCTAAAGTTATCCATTACGAAGGTTAGTTCAATTTCGAATTTTCTTTACATCCGTTATTTTCAATGATAATGCTAAAAGGTACTACTAATTTCACATTCTTCACTCTGTACTTAGGAAAACCACATCTAACCAACTATCCAGCAATAAGATGTTTTATAAACCCCGACCACTATAGTGTGGATATGCTAATGAACGGGTATTCGTTCTTACTAAATCTATATCAAAAACAAAGAATACTGTTGTAATTGGATTTTGTTTTGGTAGAGAGGAAGAAATGAGTGACTATTCAGACTTTGATATTGAAGCAACAAGACTGACCTTAACTTTGAAAGATATCAATTAAAGTATAGTTCCTACTGCCTAAATTGCACAGTGACTTTGGctaagaaaaataaataaaactctAAGTTTTCTAATATTACAAGAATGCCACTGCCACTAATCTATTTACAGCAGCTTAGTTTACGTGGATTTGGGTTTTCGTGCGAGTGCTATGACATGTGTGGTAGAACCTGTAATTGAGTTGAAGCTTCTAAGAGAAGTTAAATGAATTAATTTTAAATTGTATATTCAAATTGCATACAAAGTAATCCCAAATCCCAATACAACATTTTTCTGATTAGGCTTTGAAAGTATTAGTGGTTCATTACAGGTTGTTTAGTTGAGGGTTTTTTActaattgaagaagaagaaggtaaTGGCTGATGAAAGGCCTGGCCATCTTTTTCTAATGAAGATCTCATGGCAGATTATGgcaggaagtagaagagaaaGAAAATCTGCACAAAAAATCAAGAGAATGTTAATGTAAATAGGAATGTTGTTGATTGTCATAGATTGTCTTCTATGTCTGCCATTAATACGAGTTATGGTAATATTCTTATTACTTACTATAAAACATTTTTATACATAACAAACAGCTTAATTTCGTACTCATATTGTTTTGTATGTGTATTTTTCTGTAGCAGGTGGTTTGTCTGATTCTAGGCCAAGTTCTGTTCATTCTTCCCAGAATAAGTACCGATCACCCCTCTCAACGATAACGAATATATGTACCCCAACCAGCATGACGAACATTAGAAAAACACCTAAATGTGATGTTCTTATCTCTAACATTTGtcattttatttaaaaaatttcaagTGTTACGTACTGAGTTTTGAAAGTGTAATATACATTGACAGGAAATACTATTCCTGTGTTTAGGCCTGGATTCGATACTAGGAGCACCTTTGGTAGTTCTGTGCCTGGCAGTTCTTTATCTAATGTTGCAAATTTTGATAGCTCTTCACATTATGTCGCAAATCAGAGGGAAGAGGGAGGTGAGCACAGTGCTCATGATTCGTTTTATGTTATGAATTTTCTTTTGTTACTTTCTATGTGACTGTATGAATGAATCAGGTTGTAGTACTCAGTTTGTTGACTTAACTGGACGAGGAAATATGACTGCAAAGAAGAAAGTTGTGTCCTTAAACCGACACAAACCTCTGCCAAGAAAATCCAAGGAGGTGAATCCTGTGTTTGGTCAAAAATTATTTGAAGAAGAGATTGTTAGCGATGATAAAGAACTAATTAATGATTTCAATGAATGTCCTAATGTTGTTTCTCAACCTTTGTGGTCTGATGATTCTGATGGTTCTGATTATGAAAATAACGGTTCTGGATGTAGTGATTAGTTCTACAAATATAAGTAGTAATGTGAACTTGGAGGGAACATAGTTTGTGAAAATCAATTTTCTTAAATGTCATATTTTTATGTTACAGATGAAAGTAACAGTGGGAGTATGTATGGTCATGTTGTTGATGAAGACCGTGATATTGACGACCCTCTGTTTCCTCTTCAGCGAACAAACCCACGTGTCCGTAGACGTGTGGTTCCAGAAAAGTATCAGTCGCTGGGTGGGCCTACTGCCATATGTTCAAAATGCAATGCTCGGATGTAGAAAGAGGAAAGGGTTAATAAAAATGTCACTAAAGGCACACCAATATTTTCTATTTGTTGTCTCAAAGGTGCAATGAAGTTGCCTCCAATCCCTCCTACTCCTCCTTACTTGCTAGGTTTGTATAATGATCGTATAAAAGGTCCAAATTTTCATAGATTGAGTCGTCTATACAAGGCCATGTTTGCCTTCACGTCTACCGATGGTAACATATATCACTCCATAAACAATGGCAGAGCACCTTATGTGTACAGATTAAACGGTCAAAATCATCATGTTTTTGGATCTTTAATACCGAATGACAGGGAAAACCCAAAATTTTGCCAGCTTTATATATATGACACTATTAATGAGGTTGATAACCGTCTTCATTGGGTGAATGTACAATATAGGCATATTATTGACAGAGAGGTTGTGCAAGGTCTTATAACTATGTTGGATGAAACAAATCAGTTGGTGGATGAATTTAGGCAGTAGCGTGATCTGTATGAAAGCAAAGAAATTGTTGATCTTGAGATTATATTGGAAGTAATTAGATCTGAAAGCGGTAGAGATTGTCACATATCCAACACCGATGAAGTTTCTGGGATTATGGTTGGCGACATTGAAGATACGTGCGGGGAACGTGACATTGTTGTTCACGATAAAATCAAAGGTTTGGTACGTGTCTCTTATGTGCATCCAAAGATGATGGCTTTACAGTATCCTTTACTTTTCCCTCGAGGAGAAGATGGATTTCACCCTAAAATCAAATTCCAGAAGAATGAAGAAAGTAAAGGTAAAGCTCGTGGATTTTTGTTAATGAAGGACTACTACACGTATTCTTTCCAAGTCAGAGACACTGATGGTAAACCATTTTTAATATTACCAGCAGATCATGTTGTATTAAAATTGCATATCTTATTGAAAGTTCCTTAACATTTGATCTTTtgtatatttatttaaattccCCCTCCCCATAGGTTTGACTCCGAGGCTTGGTGGAAGACTGTTCCAACGGTACTTGGTAGATGCATTTTCTTCTATTGAGCAGACACGGCTATGGTGG is a window from the Apium graveolens cultivar Ventura chromosome 1, ASM990537v1, whole genome shotgun sequence genome containing:
- the LOC141719715 gene encoding uncharacterized protein LOC141719715 isoform X2, encoding MSAINTSYAGGLSDSRPSSVHSSQNKYRSPLSTITNICTPTSMTNIRKTPKCLDSILGAPLVVLCLAVLYLMLQILIALHIMSQIRGKREVVVLSLLT
- the LOC141719715 gene encoding uncharacterized protein LOC141719715 isoform X1 encodes the protein MPGFDTRSTFGSSVPGSSLSNVANFDSSSHYVANQREEGGCSTQFVDLTGRGNMTAKKKVVSLNRHKPLPRKSKEMKVTVGVCMVMLLMKTVILTTLCFLFSEQTHVSVDVWFQKSISRWVGLLPYVQNAMLGCRKRKGLIKMSLKAHQYFLFVVSKVQ